One genomic window of Luteitalea pratensis includes the following:
- a CDS encoding PEP-CTERM sorting domain-containing protein, whose amino-acid sequence MPEPTTMTLVGVAAAMIGLRAVRRTLLLRS is encoded by the coding sequence ATTCCAGAACCAACGACGATGACCCTGGTCGGAGTCGCAGCCGCGATGATAGGGTTGCGCGCCGTTCGCCGCACGCTTCTCTTGCGGTCATAG
- a CDS encoding aminoglycoside phosphotransferase family protein, with translation MAIGTKPAADLIVDASLVHALLQEQHPDLAHLVPVKVSEGWDNAVFRLGDELAVRLPRRAASAPLIEYEQRWLPQLSLRLPVPVPVPVRVGVAGAMFGWSWSVVRWLPGESLLHAALPDPVATGAALERFSRALHQPAPADAPRNPWRGVPLEARTAALHQHLQQLDGVVDRAAVLSLWDRALSAPPWSGPPLWLHGDLHPGNLLVSDGSLSGVIDFGDLTSGDPATDLSLLWMLPRSIRSSFDAWTGEEPDALKTRARGWALALGLAYLTHSRDDPAMAALGQRTIDAALHEP, from the coding sequence ATGGCCATCGGGACAAAGCCAGCGGCCGACCTCATCGTCGACGCTTCACTCGTTCACGCCCTGCTCCAGGAACAACATCCGGACCTCGCCCATCTGGTGCCAGTCAAGGTCTCCGAAGGCTGGGACAACGCCGTGTTCCGCCTGGGGGACGAGCTGGCTGTCCGTTTGCCTCGTCGCGCGGCGTCCGCGCCGCTGATCGAATACGAGCAACGGTGGCTGCCGCAGTTGTCCCTGCGACTGCCCGTGCCGGTGCCCGTACCTGTTCGTGTGGGGGTTGCTGGCGCCATGTTCGGCTGGTCGTGGTCCGTCGTCCGATGGCTGCCTGGCGAGAGTCTCCTGCATGCCGCCTTGCCGGACCCCGTGGCAACCGGTGCCGCATTGGAGCGCTTCTCTCGCGCGCTCCACCAGCCCGCACCTGCGGACGCCCCGCGTAATCCGTGGCGAGGTGTGCCGCTCGAGGCGCGCACCGCTGCATTGCACCAGCATCTCCAACAGCTTGACGGCGTCGTGGACCGAGCCGCAGTGCTCAGCCTGTGGGACCGCGCGCTCTCGGCGCCGCCGTGGTCCGGACCGCCACTGTGGCTCCACGGGGATCTTCATCCGGGCAACCTGCTGGTGAGCGACGGCTCCCTGTCGGGCGTGATCGACTTCGGCGATCTCACCTCCGGTGATCCAGCGACGGATCTCTCCCTTCTCTGGATGCTGCCGCGATCGATTCGATCGAGCTTCGACGCGTGGACGGGCGAGGAGCCTGATGCATTGAAGACGCGGGCCCGCGGCTGGGCGCTGGCGCTGGGACTGGCGTACCTGACGCACTCTCGTGACGATCCCGCAATGGCGGCCCTCGGCCAGAGGACCATCGATGCTGCGCTGCATGAACCGTAG
- a CDS encoding S8 family peptidase gives MAKKPRKPKQREAPADGGAAPDQPPPEDQKEHREAVIEKAESRDLNQRKRPEEMRMDMMRSIITEPLLSQIQQAQERKETGATFDVIIAINEFFEGGVPNALQEIRTRAEKWGVTYATVSNYCFATLTADQVLKLADEARALFAKYGRSGSVIYRIWEDTDIDVTLTKSLATIKADAAQRSFRAFGREIVWAVLDSGVQGDHPHFAAKATPFGPMNTLATDAPLAHTDFTPDGSRSENAGQNMALVDRFGHGSHVAGIIAGYWQSPSGTEEPVVGTEMRNEATNEPIRQRDGLSAISGVAPLCKVLSLKVIADVTLPGASKQTAGQGKVSWVLKAIEQIQEWNQHGKRLLIQGANLSLGYEFDPRWFACGQSPVCVEVNRLVKSGVSVVVSAGNSGYSTFVLANGRSEARFNDLSVTDPGNAELAVTVGSTHRDMPHTYGVSYFSSRGPTGDGRTKPDLLAPGERIISCAAGLEAAKYGTAPNGQGEPIPALYCEQTGTSMAAPHVSGAIAAFLSVRHEFVGQPERVKEIFMANCVDLKRERSFQGAGLLDLMKALQAV, from the coding sequence ATGGCGAAGAAGCCACGCAAGCCGAAGCAACGGGAGGCCCCTGCCGACGGGGGCGCCGCGCCGGACCAGCCGCCGCCAGAGGACCAGAAGGAGCATCGAGAGGCGGTCATCGAGAAGGCCGAGAGCCGCGACCTCAATCAACGCAAGCGGCCGGAAGAGATGCGCATGGACATGATGCGCTCGATCATCACCGAGCCGCTGCTCTCGCAGATTCAGCAGGCGCAGGAACGAAAGGAAACGGGCGCCACCTTCGATGTCATCATCGCGATCAACGAGTTCTTCGAAGGCGGCGTGCCGAACGCCCTCCAGGAGATTCGGACTCGTGCCGAGAAGTGGGGCGTCACGTACGCGACGGTCTCCAACTATTGCTTCGCCACCCTGACTGCCGATCAGGTCCTCAAGCTGGCCGACGAGGCGCGTGCACTGTTTGCCAAGTACGGACGCAGCGGTAGCGTCATCTATCGCATCTGGGAGGACACGGACATCGATGTCACGCTGACGAAATCGCTGGCGACGATCAAGGCCGATGCGGCACAGCGTTCGTTTCGGGCCTTCGGGAGAGAGATAGTCTGGGCCGTGCTTGATTCCGGCGTTCAGGGGGATCACCCGCACTTCGCGGCAAAGGCCACGCCCTTCGGCCCGATGAACACCCTCGCAACAGATGCGCCGCTTGCGCACACCGATTTCACACCGGACGGCAGCCGATCCGAGAACGCGGGCCAGAACATGGCGCTCGTGGACCGGTTCGGCCACGGCTCGCACGTGGCCGGCATCATCGCCGGGTACTGGCAATCACCGTCCGGAACCGAGGAGCCGGTCGTCGGCACCGAAATGCGCAACGAAGCTACGAACGAGCCGATCCGGCAGCGCGATGGGCTCTCGGCGATTTCTGGCGTGGCACCGCTGTGCAAGGTTCTGAGTCTGAAGGTAATCGCCGACGTGACCCTGCCCGGTGCAAGCAAGCAGACGGCGGGGCAGGGCAAGGTCAGCTGGGTGCTCAAGGCGATCGAGCAGATCCAGGAGTGGAACCAGCACGGCAAACGGCTCCTGATCCAGGGCGCGAACCTGAGTCTCGGCTACGAATTCGACCCGCGGTGGTTCGCCTGCGGGCAGAGCCCGGTCTGCGTCGAGGTCAACCGCCTGGTCAAGAGCGGTGTGTCGGTCGTGGTCTCCGCGGGCAACAGCGGCTACTCGACGTTCGTGCTCGCGAATGGTCGCAGCGAAGCGCGGTTCAACGATCTGTCGGTCACCGATCCAGGCAACGCGGAACTCGCCGTGACCGTCGGATCGACCCATCGCGACATGCCGCATACGTATGGCGTGTCGTACTTCTCTTCACGCGGTCCAACCGGCGACGGCCGTACGAAACCTGATCTGCTCGCCCCCGGCGAACGCATCATCTCCTGCGCGGCGGGGCTCGAGGCCGCGAAGTACGGAACGGCACCGAACGGTCAGGGAGAGCCAATCCCGGCGCTGTACTGCGAGCAGACCGGCACCAGCATGGCGGCACCGCACGTCTCGGGCGCGATTGCGGCATTCCTGTCGGTGCGCCACGAGTTCGTGGGACAGCCCGAACGGGTGAAGGAGATCTTCATGGCCAACTGCGTCGATCTGAAGCGAGAGCGGAGCTTCCAGGGGGCGGGCCTCCTCGATCTGATGAAAGCACTTCAGGCGGTGTGA
- a CDS encoding glycoside hydrolase family 19 protein, whose amino-acid sequence MSTRIEMLMEMGVSESDAQQYVHHLEETLPRFGIADSRLRLAHFFAQVLHESGCMRFDMENLNYSADGLMKVFGKYFPTRAEADAYARQPEKIANRVYANRMGNRAESSGDGWKYRGRGLIQLTGRSNYQAFANWVDDQRIDSEPDLVSSEYAVHSAVFFWDKNNLNRLADRDDVVGLTKKINGGANGLAHRRELLNKANGLLTMLDLGIRSVG is encoded by the coding sequence ATGAGCACGCGCATCGAAATGTTGATGGAAATGGGAGTCTCTGAATCGGACGCCCAGCAGTACGTACACCACCTCGAGGAGACGTTGCCGCGGTTCGGCATTGCGGACTCCCGGCTGCGGCTCGCACACTTCTTCGCACAGGTCCTGCACGAGTCCGGCTGCATGCGGTTCGACATGGAGAACCTGAACTACTCGGCCGACGGCCTGATGAAGGTCTTCGGTAAGTATTTTCCGACGCGGGCAGAAGCCGACGCGTACGCGCGCCAGCCTGAGAAGATCGCAAACAGGGTGTATGCAAACCGCATGGGCAACCGTGCCGAGTCCAGCGGCGATGGCTGGAAGTATCGGGGCCGGGGCCTCATCCAGTTGACGGGCCGAAGCAATTATCAGGCGTTCGCCAACTGGGTAGACGACCAGCGGATCGACAGTGAACCGGATCTCGTGTCCAGCGAGTACGCCGTGCACTCCGCCGTGTTCTTCTGGGACAAGAACAACCTGAACAGGCTCGCAGACCGGGACGACGTCGTCGGATTGACGAAGAAGATCAACGGGGGTGCCAACGGCCTGGCCCATCGCCGTGAGTTGCTCAACAAGGCGAATGGTCTCCTCACGATGCTCGATCTTGGCATCAGGTCCGTGGGCTGA
- a CDS encoding TRAFs-binding domain-containing protein — translation MPTCFVVMGFGLKTDYAQQKTFDLDKSYRNLIKPAVEAAGFTCIRADEIQHAGNINIPMYEQLLNADLVIADLSTANLNAFFELGIRYALKPRTTIVIAESGFIIPFDMGQVVIRRYQHLGPGLDYDEVIVKKQELTQACTEVVAASRDDSPVYTFLTNLAPPMLRGVAAAQAQVANQQTRVALGQAETSDQAAALTLPLAALMAKAMEARAGKRFGETCAILAGVKAVQGAAVDPFVIQQLALATYKQNEKDPATLMAARAVLSDLSPDTSIDPETLGLWGAVHKRLFDAGGSTEMSPEAALDVAIEAYGRGFVLKHDYYNGINFAFLLDTRAAASSGNEAIADHVHARRVRTKVLSVCDEALAREVKAESAQGRAEAEYWLRATRAEARLGLREIASVDEALSDAANMTPAPESWMIDTTASQLRKLARLLGM, via the coding sequence ATGCCAACGTGCTTCGTCGTGATGGGGTTCGGTCTCAAGACCGACTATGCGCAGCAGAAGACATTCGATCTCGACAAGTCGTACCGCAACCTGATCAAGCCGGCGGTCGAGGCCGCCGGCTTCACGTGCATCAGGGCGGACGAGATCCAGCACGCCGGCAACATCAACATCCCGATGTACGAACAGCTACTCAATGCGGATCTCGTCATCGCGGATCTGTCCACGGCCAACCTGAACGCCTTCTTCGAGCTCGGGATTCGCTATGCCCTGAAGCCCAGGACGACAATCGTCATCGCCGAGAGCGGCTTCATCATTCCATTCGACATGGGACAGGTCGTCATCCGCCGCTATCAGCACCTTGGGCCTGGCCTCGATTACGACGAGGTCATCGTCAAGAAGCAGGAACTGACACAGGCGTGCACGGAAGTCGTCGCCGCGAGCCGCGATGACAGCCCGGTTTACACGTTCCTGACGAATCTGGCGCCGCCGATGTTGAGAGGGGTCGCGGCGGCCCAGGCACAGGTTGCCAACCAGCAGACTCGCGTCGCGCTGGGCCAAGCGGAGACGAGCGACCAGGCGGCGGCGCTGACGTTGCCGCTCGCCGCGCTGATGGCGAAGGCGATGGAGGCGCGGGCCGGCAAGAGGTTCGGCGAGACGTGCGCCATCCTCGCTGGCGTCAAGGCCGTCCAGGGTGCCGCGGTTGACCCGTTCGTGATCCAGCAACTGGCGCTGGCGACCTACAAGCAGAATGAGAAGGACCCGGCCACGCTGATGGCCGCCCGGGCCGTCCTGAGCGACCTGTCGCCCGACACCTCGATCGATCCCGAAACCCTTGGTCTGTGGGGGGCTGTGCACAAACGCCTGTTCGACGCCGGCGGGTCGACGGAAATGAGCCCGGAGGCGGCGCTGGACGTGGCGATCGAGGCCTACGGACGAGGATTCGTCCTCAAACATGACTATTACAACGGCATCAACTTCGCTTTCCTGCTGGATACGCGAGCTGCCGCGAGCAGCGGGAACGAGGCGATTGCCGACCATGTGCACGCGCGACGGGTGCGGACGAAGGTGCTCTCGGTCTGTGACGAGGCGCTCGCACGAGAAGTGAAGGCCGAGAGTGCGCAGGGTCGGGCGGAAGCCGAGTACTGGCTGCGCGCCACCCGGGCCGAGGCCCGCCTCGGTCTTCGAGAGATCGCCAGCGTCGACGAGGCTCTGAGCGACGCTGCCAACATGACCCCGGCGCCGGAGTCATGGATGATCGACACGACCGCCAGTCAGCTGCGAAAACTCGCACGCCTGTTGGGCATGTGA